A genomic region of Neisseria cinerea contains the following coding sequences:
- the fghA gene encoding S-formylglutathione hydrolase — MKLIEQHQIFGGSQQVWAHDAQTLQCEMKFAVYLPDNQENRPLGVIYWLSGLTCTEQNFITKSGFQRYAAEHQVIVVAPDTSPRGEQVPNDAAYDLGQGAGFYLNATEQPWATNYQMYDYILNELPGLIEENFPTNGKCSIMGHSMGGHGALVLALRNRERYQSVSAFSPILSPSLVPWGEKAFSAYLGKDCEKWQQYDASSLIQQGYKVRGMRIDQGLEDEFLPTQLRTEDFIETCRAANQPADVRFHKGYDHSYYFIASFIGEHIAYHAAFLK, encoded by the coding sequence ATGAAACTGATTGAACAACATCAAATTTTTGGTGGTTCGCAACAAGTTTGGGCACATGATGCCCAAACGCTTCAATGCGAAATGAAATTTGCCGTCTATTTGCCGGATAATCAGGAGAATCGACCGCTTGGTGTGATTTATTGGCTTTCTGGATTAACGTGTACGGAACAAAATTTCATTACCAAATCAGGTTTTCAACGTTATGCGGCGGAACATCAAGTGATTGTGGTTGCCCCCGATACCAGCCCTCGCGGAGAGCAAGTGCCGAACGATGCTGCTTACGATTTAGGGCAAGGTGCTGGCTTTTATCTGAATGCGACCGAGCAGCCTTGGGCGACGAATTATCAAATGTATGATTATATTTTGAACGAGTTGCCTGGTCTGATTGAGGAAAATTTTCCTACCAACGGCAAATGTTCCATCATGGGACATTCAATGGGCGGACACGGCGCATTGGTATTGGCACTGCGAAACCGAGAACGTTATCAAAGTGTTTCTGCCTTTTCGCCCATTTTGTCGCCAAGCCTTGTGCCTTGGGGAGAAAAAGCCTTTTCTGCCTATTTAGGAAAAGATTGCGAAAAATGGCAGCAATATGATGCCAGCTCGCTCATCCAACAAGGCTATAAAGTACGAGGTATGCGCATTGATCAGGGTTTGGAAGATGAGTTTTTGCCGACACAATTGCGTACCGAAGATTTTATCGAAACCTGTCGTGCGGCAAATCAACCGGCCGATGTGCGCTTCCACAAAGGCTACGATCATAGCTATTACTTCATTGCCAGTTTTATTGGTGAGCATATTGCCTATCATGCGGCATTTTTGAAGTAA
- the rlmN gene encoding 23S rRNA (adenine(2503)-C(2))-methyltransferase RlmN, translated as MKTNLLNYDLQGLTRHFADMGEKPFRAKQVMRWIHQSGAQNFDEMTDLAKSLRYKLNEQASIDIPKLMMSQESSDGTRKWLLDVGTGNGVETVFIPESERGTLCISSQVGCALECTFCSTGRQGFNRNLSAAEIIGQLWWANKAMGVTPKNERVISNVVMMGMGEPMANFENVVTALSIMLDDHGYGLSRRRVTVSTSGMVPQMDKLRDTMPVALAVSLHASNDEVRNKIVPLNKKYPLKELMAACQRYLVKAPRDFITFEYVMLDGVNDKAQHAYELIELVKDVPCKFNLIPFNPFPNSGYERSSNENIRIFRDILQQAGFVVTVRKTRGDDIDAACGQLAGQVQDKTRRQQKWQQILIEQRGEL; from the coding sequence ATGAAAACCAATCTACTCAACTACGACCTCCAAGGGCTGACCCGGCACTTTGCCGATATGGGCGAAAAACCTTTCCGCGCCAAACAAGTTATGCGTTGGATACACCAATCCGGCGCGCAAAATTTTGATGAAATGACCGACTTGGCAAAATCGTTGCGCTATAAATTAAATGAACAGGCAAGCATCGATATTCCTAAGCTTATGATGTCGCAAGAATCTTCAGACGGCACCCGCAAATGGCTTTTAGATGTCGGAACGGGAAACGGAGTAGAAACTGTCTTTATCCCCGAGTCCGAACGCGGCACACTCTGTATTTCATCTCAGGTCGGCTGCGCGCTGGAATGCACATTTTGTTCGACCGGCAGACAAGGTTTCAACCGCAATCTGAGTGCAGCCGAGATTATCGGCCAATTGTGGTGGGCAAACAAAGCCATGGGGGTTACTCCGAAAAATGAGCGCGTAATTTCCAACGTCGTCATGATGGGTATGGGCGAACCAATGGCAAATTTTGAAAATGTCGTTACCGCACTGAGTATCATGTTAGATGATCATGGCTATGGTCTAAGCCGCCGCCGCGTAACGGTTTCCACCTCGGGTATGGTTCCCCAGATGGATAAACTGCGTGATACCATGCCTGTAGCTTTGGCTGTTTCTCTCCATGCTTCCAATGACGAAGTCCGTAACAAAATCGTACCGCTAAATAAAAAATACCCGCTGAAAGAATTAATGGCAGCATGCCAGCGTTATTTAGTCAAAGCACCCAGGGATTTTATTACTTTCGAGTATGTGATGCTGGACGGTGTCAACGATAAGGCACAACATGCATACGAACTTATTGAACTGGTCAAAGATGTTCCCTGCAAATTCAATTTAATCCCGTTTAATCCTTTCCCTAATTCGGGATATGAACGTTCAAGTAACGAAAACATCCGTATTTTCAGAGATATCCTGCAACAAGCCGGATTTGTCGTTACCGTTCGAAAAACTCGTGGCGACGATATCGATGCCGCTTGCGGACAATTAGCAGGCCAGGTTCAGGATAAAACACGCCGTCAGCAAAAATGGCAACAGATTTTAATCGAACAACGGGGGGAATTATGA
- the tig gene encoding trigger factor, with product MSVTVETLENLERKVVLSLPWSEINAETDKKLKQTQRRAKIDGFRPGKAPLKMIAQMYGASAQNDVINEMVQRRFYDVAVAQELKVAGYPRFEGVEEQDDKESLKIAAIFEVFPEVVIGDLSAQEVEKVTASVGDAEVDQTVEILRKQRTRFNHVEREAQNGDRVIIDFEGRIDGEPFAGGASKNYAFVLGAGQMLPEFEAGVVGMKAGESKDVTVNFPEDYHGKDVAGKSAVFTITLNNVSEATLPEVDADFAKALGIADGDVAKMREEVKKNVGREVERRVKEQTKESVMNALLKAVELKAPVALVNEEAARLANEMKQNFVNQGMADAANLDLPLDMFKEQAERRVSLGLILAKLVDENKLEPTEEQIKAVVANFAESYEDPQEVIDWYYAEPSRLQGPTSLAVESNVVDFVLGKAKVTEKALSFDEVMGAQA from the coding sequence ATGAGCGTAACTGTTGAAACTTTAGAAAATCTGGAACGCAAAGTAGTGCTGTCTCTGCCTTGGTCCGAAATCAACGCAGAAACCGATAAAAAACTGAAACAAACCCAGCGCCGTGCAAAAATCGACGGTTTCCGCCCGGGTAAAGCACCTTTAAAAATGATTGCCCAAATGTACGGTGCAAGCGCTCAAAATGATGTCATCAATGAGATGGTTCAACGCCGCTTCTACGATGTTGCCGTTGCCCAAGAATTGAAAGTTGCCGGCTATCCGCGTTTCGAAGGCGTTGAAGAACAAGATGATAAAGAATCCCTGAAAATTGCTGCGATTTTCGAAGTATTCCCTGAAGTCGTTATCGGCGATTTGTCTGCACAAGAAGTTGAAAAAGTAACCGCTTCCGTCGGTGATGCCGAAGTGGACCAAACCGTAGAAATCCTGCGCAAACAACGTACCCGCTTCAACCATGTTGAACGCGAAGCCCAAAACGGCGACCGTGTCATCATCGACTTCGAAGGCAGAATCGACGGCGAACCTTTCGCAGGCGGCGCATCCAAAAACTACGCCTTTGTATTGGGCGCAGGGCAAATGTTGCCTGAATTCGAAGCCGGCGTAGTCGGTATGAAAGCAGGCGAAAGCAAAGACGTTACCGTCAATTTCCCCGAAGACTACCACGGTAAAGACGTTGCCGGTAAATCTGCTGTCTTCACCATCACATTGAACAACGTATCTGAAGCAACTTTGCCTGAAGTTGATGCCGACTTTGCTAAAGCATTGGGTATTGCCGACGGCGACGTTGCCAAAATGCGCGAAGAAGTGAAGAAAAACGTAGGCCGTGAAGTTGAGCGCCGCGTGAAGGAACAAACCAAAGAATCTGTCATGAACGCGCTGCTCAAAGCCGTAGAGCTGAAAGCACCTGTTGCTTTGGTAAATGAAGAAGCCGCACGCTTGGCAAACGAAATGAAACAAAATTTTGTTAACCAAGGCATGGCTGATGCTGCCAACTTGGATCTGCCTTTGGATATGTTCAAAGAACAAGCCGAACGCCGCGTATCTTTGGGTCTGATTTTGGCCAAACTGGTTGATGAAAACAAACTGGAACCGACTGAAGAGCAAATCAAAGCCGTTGTTGCCAACTTTGCAGAAAGCTACGAAGATCCTCAAGAAGTGATCGACTGGTACTACGCAGAGCCTTCCCGCCTACAAGGCCCGACTTCTTTGGCAGTAGAAAGCAACGTTGTTGATTTCGTTTTGGGCAAAGCCAAAGTAACCGAAAAAGCTTTGTCTTTTGACGAAGTGATGGGCGCACAAGCCTAA
- the pilW gene encoding type IV pilus biogenesis/stability protein PilW, with translation MPFHISKKLFFLAVIALSACSTSYQPSSAEKANQVSNIKTQLAMEYMRGQDYRQATASIEDALKTDSKNELAWLVRAEIYQYLKVNDKAQESFLQALSLKPDNAEINNNYGWFLCGTLNRPAEAMPHFDKALADPTYPTPFVANLNKGICSAKQGQLGLAEAYLERSLAAQPQFPPAFKELARTKMLAGQLNDADYYFKKYQSKVEVLQADDLLLGWKIAKSLGSSQAAYEYEAQLQANFPYSEELQTVITGQ, from the coding sequence ATGCCCTTTCATATATCCAAAAAATTGTTCTTCTTAGCTGTGATTGCTCTAAGCGCATGCAGCACCTCTTATCAACCCTCAAGCGCAGAAAAAGCCAATCAGGTTTCCAACATTAAAACCCAATTGGCCATGGAGTATATGCGCGGGCAAGACTACCGCCAGGCAACGGCAAGTATTGAAGATGCACTGAAAACAGACAGCAAAAACGAACTTGCCTGGCTTGTCCGTGCCGAAATCTATCAATATCTGAAAGTAAATGATAAAGCTCAGGAGAGTTTCCTGCAGGCACTCTCCCTAAAACCCGACAACGCTGAAATCAACAATAACTACGGCTGGTTCTTATGCGGCACGCTCAACCGGCCTGCAGAAGCGATGCCCCACTTTGATAAAGCATTGGCAGATCCTACCTACCCGACTCCGTTTGTTGCCAATTTGAATAAAGGCATATGCAGTGCAAAACAAGGGCAGCTTGGATTGGCAGAAGCCTACTTAGAACGTTCACTTGCCGCACAGCCGCAGTTTCCTCCTGCATTTAAAGAACTGGCACGTACTAAAATGCTTGCCGGCCAATTGAATGATGCGGACTATTATTTTAAAAAATACCAAAGTAAGGTTGAAGTCCTACAGGCGGATGATTTGCTGCTTGGTTGGAAAATTGCCAAATCTCTCGGAAGCTCACAGGCGGCATACGAATATGAAGCACAGTTGCAGGCAAACTTCCCTTACTCAGAAGAATTACAGACTGTTATCACAGGTCAATAA
- the clpP gene encoding ATP-dependent Clp endopeptidase proteolytic subunit ClpP, with the protein MSFDFNNYLVPTVIEQSGRGERAFDIYSRLLKERIVFLVGPVTDESANLVVAQLLFLESENPDKDIFFYINSPGGSVTAGMSIYDTMNFIKPNVSTLCLGQAASMGAFLLSAGEKGKRFALPNSRIMIHQPLISGGLGGQASDIEIHARELLKIKEKLNRLMAKHCGRDLADLERDTDRDNFMSAEEAKEYGLIDQILENRASLQL; encoded by the coding sequence ATGTCCTTCGATTTCAATAATTACCTCGTTCCTACCGTTATCGAACAAAGCGGTCGTGGTGAGCGTGCATTTGATATTTACTCGCGCCTTTTAAAAGAACGCATCGTATTTTTAGTCGGTCCGGTAACCGATGAGTCCGCCAATTTGGTGGTCGCCCAGCTGTTGTTTTTGGAAAGTGAAAATCCTGACAAAGATATTTTCTTTTACATCAATTCGCCCGGCGGTTCGGTAACGGCAGGTATGTCGATTTACGATACTATGAATTTCATCAAACCTAATGTCTCTACTTTGTGCTTGGGGCAAGCGGCAAGCATGGGTGCATTCCTGCTGTCGGCAGGCGAGAAAGGCAAACGTTTCGCCTTGCCCAACAGCCGTATCATGATTCACCAACCTTTAATCAGCGGCGGTTTGGGCGGTCAGGCATCCGATATTGAGATTCACGCACGCGAACTGTTGAAAATCAAAGAAAAACTCAATCGCCTGATGGCCAAACACTGCGGCCGAGACTTGGCAGATTTGGAACGTGACACTGACCGAGACAACTTCATGTCCGCCGAAGAGGCTAAAGAATATGGTCTGATTGATCAAATCTTGGAGAACCGTGCTTCTTTACAGCTTTGA
- a CDS encoding S-(hydroxymethyl)glutathione dehydrogenase/class III alcohol dehydrogenase: MEIKQTNSTIKSHAAVAFAPNQPLQIVEIDVEMPRKGEVLIRNTHTGVCHTDAFTLSGSDPEGVFPVVLGHEGAGVVVAVGEGVSSVKPGDHVIPLYTAECSECEFCRSGKTNLCVSVRDTQGKGLMPDGTTRFSYQGQPIYHYMGCSTFSEYSVVAEVSLAKINPEANHEQVCLLGCGVTTGIGAVHNTAKVQEGDSVAVFGLGAIGLAVVQGARQAKAGRIIAIDTNPAKFELAKQFGATDCLNPNDYDKPIKDVLLNINKWGIDHTFECIGNVNVMRQALESAHRGWRQSIIIGVAGAGQEISTRPFQLVTGRVWKGTAFGGVKGRSELPKMVEDSMKGDIELEPFVTHTMTLDRINEAFELMHEGKSIRAVIHY; the protein is encoded by the coding sequence ATGGAAATTAAACAAACCAATTCAACCATCAAATCTCATGCGGCGGTGGCATTTGCCCCAAATCAACCCTTACAAATTGTGGAAATCGATGTAGAAATGCCACGCAAAGGCGAGGTGTTAATCCGCAACACCCACACTGGCGTGTGTCATACTGATGCATTTACGTTATCAGGAAGCGATCCTGAAGGTGTGTTCCCTGTGGTGCTTGGACACGAAGGTGCGGGTGTGGTCGTTGCTGTGGGCGAAGGTGTGTCAAGCGTAAAACCAGGTGATCACGTCATTCCTCTTTATACCGCTGAATGTAGCGAATGTGAGTTTTGCCGTTCAGGTAAAACCAATCTATGCGTTTCAGTGCGTGATACACAAGGTAAAGGCTTAATGCCGGACGGCACGACGCGTTTTTCTTATCAAGGTCAGCCGATCTATCACTATATGGGCTGTTCGACTTTCAGTGAATACTCAGTTGTTGCCGAAGTTTCACTGGCGAAAATTAATCCAGAAGCCAACCACGAACAAGTATGTTTGCTCGGCTGTGGCGTTACCACAGGTATTGGTGCGGTACATAATACGGCAAAAGTGCAAGAAGGCGACTCTGTTGCTGTGTTTGGCTTGGGAGCGATTGGTTTGGCTGTGGTGCAAGGTGCGCGTCAAGCTAAAGCCGGTCGTATTATCGCCATTGATACTAATCCTGCAAAATTCGAGTTGGCAAAACAGTTTGGTGCAACGGATTGTTTAAATCCGAACGATTACGATAAACCAATTAAAGATGTGTTGTTAAACATCAATAAATGGGGTATTGACCATACCTTTGAATGTATCGGTAACGTAAACGTAATGCGCCAGGCATTAGAAAGTGCGCACCGTGGCTGGCGACAATCCATTATCATCGGCGTAGCGGGTGCAGGACAAGAAATTTCAACTCGTCCGTTCCAGTTGGTCACAGGTCGTGTTTGGAAAGGCACGGCGTTTGGCGGCGTGAAAGGTCGCTCTGAACTGCCGAAAATGGTGGAAGATTCAATGAAAGGCGACATCGAATTGGAACCATTTGTAACCCACACAATGACGCTCGATCGAATCAATGAAGCCTTTGAGTTAATGCACGAAGGTAAATCGATCCGCGCTGTTATTCATTACTAA
- a CDS encoding MerR family transcriptional regulator: MAYTTAKAAEKIGISAHTLRFYDKEGLLPNIGRDEYGNRCFTDNDLQWLSLLQCLKNTGMSLKDIKRFAECTIIGDDTIEERLSLFKNQTENVKCQIAELKRYLDLLEYKLAFYQKAKALGSVKAVNLPQIPEKA; encoded by the coding sequence ATGGCTTATACCACTGCTAAAGCCGCCGAAAAAATAGGTATCTCTGCACACACCCTACGTTTTTACGACAAAGAAGGCTTATTACCTAATATCGGACGTGATGAATACGGTAATCGTTGTTTTACCGATAACGATTTGCAATGGTTGAGTTTATTGCAATGCTTGAAAAATACAGGAATGAGCTTAAAAGACATCAAACGCTTTGCGGAATGTACCATCATTGGCGACGATACCATTGAAGAACGCCTTTCCTTATTTAAAAATCAAACAGAAAATGTGAAGTGTCAAATTGCCGAATTAAAACGCTATTTAGATTTGCTTGAATACAAATTAGCATTTTATCAAAAAGCTAAAGCGTTAGGCTCGGTAAAAGCCGTGAATTTGCCGCAAATTCCTGAAAAGGCTTAG
- the ndk gene encoding nucleoside-diphosphate kinase: MAIERTVSIIKPDAVGKNVIGKIYSRFEENGLKIVAAKMKQLTLKEAQEFYAIHKERPFYAKLVEFMTSGPVMIQVLEGENAVLKNRELMGATNPAEAAEGTIRADFATSVSINAVHGSDSTENAALEIAYFFSQTEICPR, from the coding sequence ATGGCGATTGAACGCACCGTTTCCATTATCAAACCCGATGCCGTCGGCAAAAACGTTATCGGTAAAATATACAGCCGTTTTGAAGAAAACGGTTTGAAAATCGTTGCGGCCAAAATGAAACAACTTACCCTCAAAGAGGCTCAGGAATTCTATGCGATTCACAAAGAGCGTCCCTTCTATGCCAAATTGGTTGAATTTATGACCAGCGGTCCTGTAATGATTCAGGTTTTGGAAGGGGAAAATGCCGTTCTGAAAAACCGGGAGCTGATGGGGGCAACCAATCCTGCCGAAGCAGCCGAAGGTACGATACGGGCAGACTTTGCCACCTCCGTCAGTATTAATGCCGTACACGGTTCTGACAGTACGGAAAACGCCGCCTTGGAAATTGCCTACTTCTTCAGCCAAACCGAAATCTGCCCACGTTAA
- the ispG gene encoding flavodoxin-dependent (E)-4-hydroxy-3-methylbut-2-enyl-diphosphate synthase: protein MNTLQRRKTHQVHIDHIIVGSEAPVIIQSMTNTDTADAQATALQVKELSDAGSEMVRITVNSPEAASKVAEIRQRLDDMGYPTPLIGDFHFNGERLLAEFPDCGKALSKYRINPGNVGKGAKGDEKFAFMIRTAAENNKAVRIGVNWGSLDQSLAKRMMDANQASASPKPPQEIMKEALIVSALESAEKAVRLGLPEDKIILSCKVSSVQDLIQVYHELGRRCAYPLHLGLTEAGMGSKGIVASTAALSVLLQEGIGDTIRISLTPEPGSSRTQEVIVGQEILQTMGLRSFTPMVTACPGCGRTTSTVFQELAQDVQNYLRQKMSIWRNLYPGVESLNVAVMGCVVNGPGESKLADIGISLPGTGETPVAPVYVDGERKITLKGDNIASEFLAIVEEYVKTNYGENSSKRNKGKVIPIQSL, encoded by the coding sequence ATGAACACACTCCAACGCCGTAAGACACACCAAGTCCATATCGATCACATCATTGTTGGTTCAGAAGCACCCGTCATCATCCAATCTATGACCAATACCGACACCGCAGATGCCCAAGCCACTGCATTGCAGGTCAAAGAATTAAGCGATGCAGGTTCAGAAATGGTGCGTATTACTGTTAACAGTCCCGAAGCAGCATCTAAAGTTGCAGAAATCCGCCAGCGCTTAGACGATATGGGCTATCCCACCCCCCTTATTGGTGATTTCCATTTCAACGGTGAACGCCTTTTGGCCGAATTTCCCGATTGCGGCAAAGCCCTGTCTAAATACCGCATCAATCCCGGCAATGTCGGTAAAGGTGCAAAAGGCGATGAAAAGTTTGCCTTTATGATTCGGACGGCTGCAGAAAACAACAAAGCTGTCCGCATCGGCGTAAACTGGGGTTCTTTGGATCAAAGCCTTGCCAAGCGCATGATGGATGCCAATCAGGCATCTGCCTCTCCAAAACCTCCTCAGGAAATTATGAAAGAAGCCCTGATTGTTTCCGCCTTGGAGTCTGCCGAAAAAGCCGTTCGGCTAGGATTACCCGAAGACAAAATTATCCTTTCGTGTAAAGTCAGCTCTGTCCAAGATCTGATTCAAGTCTATCATGAATTGGGTAGGCGCTGCGCCTATCCCCTGCATTTGGGATTAACCGAAGCAGGGATGGGCAGCAAAGGCATTGTAGCATCTACGGCAGCCCTTTCCGTCTTATTGCAGGAAGGAATCGGGGATACAATCCGCATTTCACTGACTCCGGAACCGGGAAGTTCTCGAACACAGGAAGTTATCGTCGGACAAGAAATTTTACAGACCATGGGGCTGCGTTCATTTACACCTATGGTAACTGCCTGTCCAGGCTGCGGGCGTACAACCAGTACCGTATTTCAAGAGCTGGCACAAGATGTTCAAAATTACCTGCGCCAAAAAATGTCTATATGGCGTAACCTTTATCCCGGGGTTGAATCCCTGAACGTTGCCGTAATGGGCTGCGTTGTCAATGGGCCCGGAGAAAGCAAATTGGCCGACATCGGAATCAGCCTTCCCGGTACAGGGGAAACACCCGTCGCACCTGTTTATGTAGATGGGGAACGCAAAATAACACTGAAAGGTGATAATATTGCAAGCGAATTCCTAGCTATTGTAGAGGAATATGTTAAAACCAATTATGGCGAAAACAGTTCTAAACGCAATAAAGGAAAAGTCATCCCGATACAGTCTCTATAA
- the zapE gene encoding cell division protein ZapE: MSNRDQLFKAPPFENHSPLTWYQVASQSPNFIHDQAQANAIEYLDRLWTELMMFKRKRNRFLGRSLRSPQVPKGLYFYGGVGRGKSFLMDAFFGCLPYRRKRRVHFHAFMAEIHQRLKVLKSEANPLKSVAAEIAKETRVLCFDEFHVSDIADAMILGRLLENLLNEGVVLVATSNYAPSELYPQGQNRSSFLPTIALIESSLTVLNVDGGEDYRLRTLRPAEIFFTPADEENEAKLAKLFKEMAGITDLNPGISTIHGREIPHKAEFGRAIWFDFRALCFGPRSQSDYLYLAEHYEMVFLSGLEKLSPQEKAEARRLTWLIDVLYDFRVKLCATSAVDVNHIYTEGDFAEEFTRTASRMVEMQSEVYLEQPHLTLSPKD; the protein is encoded by the coding sequence ATGAGCAATAGAGACCAACTTTTTAAAGCTCCTCCATTTGAAAACCACAGTCCGCTGACCTGGTATCAGGTTGCTTCCCAATCGCCTAATTTTATCCATGATCAGGCACAGGCAAACGCCATTGAATACCTCGACAGACTCTGGACCGAGCTGATGATGTTCAAACGCAAAAGAAACCGTTTTTTAGGTAGGAGTTTGCGTTCTCCGCAAGTCCCCAAAGGGCTTTATTTCTATGGCGGTGTCGGCCGTGGTAAAAGCTTTTTGATGGATGCTTTTTTCGGTTGTCTCCCTTACCGCCGCAAACGCCGCGTTCACTTTCATGCTTTTATGGCGGAAATCCACCAGCGCCTGAAAGTACTAAAGAGCGAAGCCAATCCGTTGAAATCCGTTGCCGCCGAGATTGCCAAAGAAACCCGCGTATTGTGCTTTGACGAATTCCATGTAAGTGATATTGCAGACGCAATGATTTTAGGCCGTCTGCTGGAAAACCTACTAAACGAAGGTGTTGTTTTGGTGGCAACTTCAAACTACGCCCCTTCCGAACTCTACCCACAAGGTCAAAACCGAAGCAGTTTTCTTCCCACAATTGCACTCATCGAATCCAGCCTGACAGTCTTAAATGTTGACGGAGGGGAAGACTACCGACTGCGAACCCTTCGCCCTGCCGAGATTTTCTTTACGCCTGCCGATGAAGAAAATGAGGCGAAATTGGCAAAACTGTTCAAAGAAATGGCAGGTATTACCGATTTAAATCCCGGCATCAGCACTATCCACGGCCGGGAAATTCCCCACAAAGCCGAGTTCGGTCGCGCCATATGGTTTGATTTCCGCGCACTGTGCTTCGGCCCCCGTTCACAGTCCGACTATCTATATTTGGCAGAACATTATGAAATGGTTTTTCTTTCAGGTTTGGAAAAACTCTCTCCCCAAGAAAAGGCAGAAGCACGACGTCTGACTTGGCTGATTGATGTCCTTTATGATTTCCGAGTCAAACTGTGTGCCACCAGCGCGGTAGATGTCAACCATATCTATACAGAAGGTGATTTTGCCGAAGAATTTACCCGTACTGCTAGCCGGATGGTTGAAATGCAGTCCGAAGTTTATTTGGAACAACCTCACTTGACCTTATCACCGAAGGATTAG